The Fimbriimonas ginsengisoli Gsoil 348 genome window below encodes:
- a CDS encoding sugar phosphate isomerase/epimerase family protein, whose amino-acid sequence MKPLSIQLYTCRNVIADRGLPAVLKEISDIGYRGVEGGAGNGLSEAEFRSIVEDLGMVVSSTWGDVGTVEGAEKLVESCHALGTTYAAGGFWVEAFETRESIEKTAVTLNETLPILSNAGITFGLHNHWMEFECRDGVLVMDHLVRLVPNLKLELDIYWSSNFMANKPEEMVARYADRVALMHVKDGPQIKGEPMTAVGHGTVDVRACIEAANPAWLVVELDEYDGDMMDAVRDSHAYLTGNGLAAGK is encoded by the coding sequence ATGAAGCCGCTTTCTATCCAGCTCTACACTTGCCGCAATGTCATTGCCGACCGCGGCCTTCCTGCGGTTCTCAAGGAAATCTCCGACATCGGGTACCGAGGCGTCGAAGGGGGAGCAGGCAATGGGCTTTCGGAGGCTGAGTTTCGGTCGATCGTCGAAGATCTTGGAATGGTCGTTTCTTCCACCTGGGGAGATGTCGGCACCGTAGAAGGAGCGGAGAAGCTCGTGGAGTCTTGCCACGCCCTTGGCACTACTTATGCGGCCGGTGGGTTCTGGGTCGAAGCGTTCGAAACACGCGAGAGCATCGAGAAGACGGCGGTAACGCTCAATGAGACGCTGCCAATCCTCTCAAATGCGGGGATTACCTTTGGCTTGCACAACCACTGGATGGAGTTCGAGTGCCGAGACGGCGTGCTGGTGATGGACCACTTGGTGCGGCTCGTGCCAAATCTAAAGCTGGAGCTCGATATCTATTGGTCGTCGAACTTCATGGCCAACAAACCGGAGGAGATGGTCGCCCGCTACGCAGATCGGGTCGCTTTGATGCACGTGAAAGACGGACCGCAAATTAAGGGCGAGCCGATGACGGCAGTGGGGCACGGCACCGTCGATGTTCGTGCTTGCATCGAGGCGGCAAACCCGGCGTGGCTCGTTGTGGAACTCGACGAGTACGACGGCGACATGATGGACGCGGTCCGCGACAGCCACGCTTACTTGACGGGGAACGGATTGGCGGCCGGCAAGTAG
- the rmuC gene encoding DNA recombination protein RmuC → MLKNRGTDDTDALENERRALEDRYAQQLRDKDEVIAHAKAEANQLANELVAVRQEADSRVSALNDDLLGAIEQRSRGPEENERLAELEAHLSQRDAEIDRLGQELVEAKAAAMSKGNPDEINRLALELAELKVDLASANRTHDAILAAKESEFERLLKEKEASLQRERDLLTNHVQNQLEDQKKAFAATERALLAKLETVSDQSLRTATEQLVQAANETFNRASEQGSEVALKQETIDDLMKPVREALDRLERQNQQMDRRRESAFEAIERGVQQLTSEASQLANALRKPAAQGAWGDMTIQTILENAGLIAGENFILKDSGEDTKKRTDVVIKLPQDRMLVIDSKAPLEAFWDGMNAPNEETRAIRMKAHARLVRDHVRELGQAHYWAGYDSLPDCVIMFLPTEGAFFAALEAEPTLMQEAKEAGVYLANPMTVLNMAHIAAYVLADERVRQNAQEIKDLGSELYERLRMFGEHFSNVGQNLRQSVDSYNKALSWIDRNVMPTARKMQLQGVQKGKALTPASHIDKSVKSFQNADLRELPVESTYEEPIEEEV, encoded by the coding sequence ATGCTCAAGAACCGTGGCACCGACGATACGGACGCCCTCGAGAACGAGCGGCGTGCCCTCGAAGACCGCTACGCACAGCAGCTTCGCGACAAGGACGAGGTGATCGCGCACGCCAAGGCGGAGGCCAATCAGCTCGCAAACGAGCTCGTCGCTGTCCGCCAAGAGGCGGATTCACGGGTTTCGGCACTGAACGACGACCTCCTTGGCGCGATCGAGCAACGCTCGCGAGGGCCCGAGGAAAACGAACGCCTCGCCGAGTTGGAAGCCCACCTCAGCCAGCGAGACGCCGAGATCGACCGTCTCGGCCAAGAGCTCGTCGAGGCTAAAGCCGCCGCTATGAGCAAGGGAAACCCGGACGAGATCAATCGACTCGCCCTGGAGCTAGCCGAGCTTAAAGTCGACCTTGCGAGCGCAAATCGAACCCACGACGCGATCCTGGCCGCCAAGGAATCGGAATTCGAACGGCTCCTGAAGGAAAAGGAGGCCTCGCTGCAACGGGAGCGCGATCTCCTCACGAATCACGTCCAGAACCAGCTCGAGGACCAAAAGAAGGCTTTCGCCGCAACCGAGCGGGCGTTGCTTGCCAAACTGGAAACCGTTTCCGACCAGTCCCTAAGGACAGCCACCGAGCAGCTCGTGCAAGCCGCCAACGAGACCTTCAACCGAGCCTCCGAGCAGGGAAGCGAAGTCGCCCTTAAGCAAGAGACGATCGACGACCTTATGAAGCCGGTTCGCGAAGCGCTCGATCGACTGGAGCGGCAGAACCAGCAGATGGACCGCCGCCGGGAGAGCGCGTTCGAGGCGATCGAGCGGGGAGTCCAGCAGCTTACGTCTGAGGCAAGCCAGCTTGCCAACGCGCTCCGAAAGCCGGCCGCCCAAGGCGCTTGGGGCGACATGACGATCCAGACCATTCTGGAGAATGCCGGTCTCATTGCCGGTGAGAACTTCATCCTGAAGGATTCGGGTGAGGACACCAAGAAGCGTACGGACGTGGTGATCAAGCTGCCGCAAGACCGCATGCTGGTCATCGACAGCAAGGCGCCGCTTGAAGCGTTCTGGGATGGGATGAACGCTCCGAACGAAGAGACCCGCGCCATCCGCATGAAGGCGCATGCGCGCCTCGTTCGCGATCATGTACGCGAGCTCGGCCAGGCGCACTATTGGGCCGGCTACGATTCGCTTCCCGACTGCGTGATCATGTTCCTGCCGACAGAGGGCGCGTTCTTCGCCGCTCTCGAAGCCGAGCCGACGCTGATGCAGGAGGCCAAGGAAGCGGGCGTTTACCTTGCCAACCCGATGACCGTCCTCAACATGGCCCACATCGCCGCTTATGTCCTCGCGGACGAGCGGGTGCGGCAAAACGCCCAGGAGATCAAAGATCTCGGCTCCGAGTTGTATGAGCGGCTCCGAATGTTCGGCGAGCACTTCTCCAACGTCGGCCAGAACCTGCGGCAGTCGGTGGACAGCTACAACAAGGCGCTTAGCTGGATCGACCGGAACGTCATGCCGACGGCTCGCAAAATGCAGCTTCAAGGCGTGCAGAAAGGTAAGGCTCTGACCCCCGCCTCGCACATCGATAAGTCGGTGAAGTCGTTCCAAAACGCCGACCTCCGCGAGCTCCCCGTAGAATCGACCTACGAAGAGCCAATCGAAGAAGAGGTCTAG
- a CDS encoding alpha-L-fucosidase, protein MPTRREFCQTTLGAAAAALVPSFDLPAQSRKMEPYAKDRPLHELQQAFLDLRFGMFIHFNMATFQDREWGDPTSPPDLFNPTHLDTDQWAEAAKSAGMTWGCLTTKHHDGFCIWPTATRSASVRHTAHKTDVVRAYVDSFRKHGLKVALYFSILDLREDIRHFDVTPDKIQLIKDQLTELFTHYGEIDALIIDGWDAPWSRITYEEVPFHEIYGMLKKLQPNCLISDLNASQYPPSGLYYTDLKAFEQNAGQHLPEESSVPAFSCVTITDGWFWRQSDVDGPLKTTKQVVEEWLVPQNARHCSLILNAPPTREGRFAPNVVERLKEIGQAWKHGGPTAKIRPTTVITTSNLATGRPIKASSSPDTVGPDLANDGNFNSSWYPDSGRTEAWLEVDLGANRSFNTLVLVEPVGKWKDYQESRIKSYRFQAWSGGSWHDLVVGNSPQRVQMHEIPRTKADRLRLHIEFTDPIPHISEIGVYDEPRS, encoded by the coding sequence ATGCCCACACGAAGAGAGTTCTGCCAAACCACCCTTGGCGCCGCTGCTGCCGCCCTCGTCCCCTCGTTCGACCTCCCCGCTCAGTCCAGGAAAATGGAGCCTTACGCCAAAGACCGCCCGCTTCACGAGTTGCAGCAAGCCTTTCTCGACCTTCGTTTCGGAATGTTCATCCATTTCAACATGGCAACGTTCCAAGATCGAGAGTGGGGCGACCCAACCTCCCCGCCCGATCTCTTCAATCCGACCCACCTCGACACCGACCAATGGGCGGAAGCTGCGAAGTCGGCAGGAATGACGTGGGGGTGCCTTACCACCAAGCACCACGATGGCTTCTGCATCTGGCCTACGGCTACCCGAAGCGCCAGCGTACGGCACACGGCGCACAAAACGGACGTCGTCCGAGCCTACGTCGACTCCTTCCGTAAGCACGGGCTAAAGGTCGCGCTCTATTTTTCGATCCTCGACTTGCGAGAAGACATCCGCCACTTCGATGTAACGCCCGACAAGATCCAGCTCATCAAGGATCAACTCACCGAGCTATTCACGCACTACGGCGAGATCGATGCTCTTATCATCGACGGGTGGGACGCCCCTTGGAGCCGGATCACTTACGAGGAGGTTCCGTTCCATGAGATCTACGGGATGCTGAAAAAGCTTCAGCCGAACTGTCTCATCTCCGACCTGAACGCAAGCCAATACCCTCCGTCCGGCCTCTACTACACCGACCTCAAGGCATTCGAGCAGAATGCGGGTCAGCACTTGCCGGAGGAAAGCAGCGTCCCCGCGTTTTCCTGCGTGACGATTACCGACGGCTGGTTCTGGAGGCAGTCGGACGTCGATGGTCCGCTCAAAACCACCAAACAGGTCGTGGAAGAGTGGTTGGTCCCGCAGAACGCGCGGCACTGCAGCCTCATTCTCAACGCACCTCCGACTCGCGAAGGACGCTTCGCGCCAAACGTCGTAGAGCGGCTTAAGGAAATCGGTCAGGCTTGGAAGCACGGCGGTCCGACCGCCAAGATCCGCCCGACCACCGTCATTACGACTTCGAATCTCGCCACCGGCCGGCCGATCAAAGCGAGCTCCTCACCCGACACGGTCGGACCCGATTTGGCGAACGACGGAAACTTCAACTCTTCCTGGTATCCGGATTCGGGCCGCACCGAGGCATGGCTCGAGGTCGACCTCGGCGCGAATCGTTCGTTCAACACCTTGGTGCTCGTGGAGCCGGTCGGCAAATGGAAGGATTACCAGGAGTCCCGGATCAAGTCTTATCGCTTCCAAGCTTGGAGTGGCGGCTCTTGGCACGACCTGGTCGTTGGGAACTCGCCGCAACGGGTTCAGATGCACGAAATTCCGAGAACTAAGGCCGACCGTCTGCGCTTACACATCGAATTCACGGACCCAATCCCCCACATCTCCGAAATCGGGGTTTACGACGAACCAAGGAGTTAG
- a CDS encoding isocitrate lyase/PEP mutase family protein — protein sequence MADYTARRAAFRKLHESGCFVVPNPWDIGSARYLETLGFKGLATTSAGFGFSRGLPDSVKALTREMVLAHVAEIVRATELPVNADFQAGYAATPEGVAESVRLCVETGVAGLSIEDATGESSRPLYDISEAVDRLAAARAAIDASGADVLLTARAECFLVGHPDPLNESIKRLRAYSDAGADVLFASGPRQRDQIRAIVDVAGPKPVNAIVTADYGFSVADMEEMGVRRISVGSALARTAWYGFIRAAKSIAEEGSFAGLEQASTFAELNALFESHN from the coding sequence ATGGCGGATTACACCGCGCGGCGAGCCGCGTTTCGCAAACTACACGAGAGCGGATGCTTCGTCGTTCCAAACCCCTGGGACATCGGTTCCGCCCGGTACCTGGAGACGCTGGGATTCAAGGGTCTCGCCACGACCAGCGCCGGGTTTGGCTTCTCCCGTGGCCTTCCGGACTCGGTCAAGGCGCTCACTCGGGAAATGGTGCTCGCCCACGTCGCCGAGATCGTTCGGGCCACGGAGCTTCCCGTTAACGCCGACTTTCAAGCCGGCTATGCGGCCACTCCGGAAGGGGTGGCGGAGAGCGTCCGCCTCTGCGTCGAGACTGGTGTCGCCGGTCTTTCGATCGAGGATGCGACAGGCGAATCGAGCCGTCCGCTCTATGACATTTCGGAGGCGGTCGATCGCCTCGCCGCCGCCCGAGCCGCCATCGATGCCTCGGGCGCCGACGTCTTGTTGACGGCCCGCGCCGAGTGTTTCCTCGTCGGCCATCCCGATCCGCTAAATGAGTCGATCAAACGGCTTCGCGCCTACTCGGATGCCGGAGCGGACGTCCTCTTCGCGTCGGGACCGCGGCAGCGGGACCAGATTCGTGCGATCGTGGATGTGGCCGGACCGAAGCCGGTGAACGCCATCGTAACTGCCGACTACGGCTTTTCCGTTGCCGACATGGAGGAAATGGGAGTTCGCCGCATCAGCGTTGGCTCCGCCCTAGCCCGAACCGCATGGTACGGCTTCATCCGCGCGGCGAAGTCGATTGCTGAAGAGGGAAGCTTCGCTGGCCTGGAACAGGCATCCACCTTCGCCGAGCTGAACGCGCTATTCGAATCTCACAACTGA
- a CDS encoding DNA alkylation repair protein: MESVAAIVEELRALGSPSVKKVLVNHGAREPFFGVKIGDMKPIEKRLKPNYELALELYATGISDAMYLAGLIVDDMKMTRDDLQTWVEGANWSLHSESTVPWVTSEGRYGREMALQWIDSPVETIACAGWRTLSCLTQIKPDSELDIPEYKGLLNRVKDTIHERPNRVRYSMNGFVIACGANVKPLTELALECAREIGEVSVMMGATACRVPFAPDSIAEVVARGTVGKKRKTAKC; this comes from the coding sequence ATGGAATCCGTCGCAGCGATCGTGGAGGAGTTGCGGGCGCTTGGCAGCCCTTCGGTCAAGAAAGTGCTCGTCAATCATGGAGCTCGGGAACCGTTTTTCGGCGTCAAGATCGGCGACATGAAGCCGATCGAAAAACGGCTGAAGCCAAACTACGAGTTGGCGTTGGAGCTGTACGCAACCGGAATTTCCGATGCGATGTACCTTGCCGGGCTCATCGTCGACGACATGAAGATGACTCGCGATGATCTGCAGACGTGGGTCGAGGGGGCCAACTGGTCCTTGCACTCGGAGAGCACCGTGCCATGGGTCACTTCCGAAGGAAGGTACGGCCGCGAAATGGCGTTACAGTGGATCGACTCGCCGGTGGAAACCATTGCCTGCGCGGGTTGGCGCACGCTGAGCTGCCTTACTCAGATCAAGCCTGATTCCGAGCTCGACATCCCAGAATACAAAGGGCTGCTTAACCGGGTGAAGGACACCATCCATGAGCGGCCCAACCGGGTTCGATACTCGATGAACGGTTTTGTCATCGCGTGCGGAGCCAATGTAAAGCCACTCACCGAGCTGGCCCTGGAGTGCGCCCGGGAAATCGGAGAGGTCTCCGTGATGATGGGGGCCACCGCCTGCCGAGTGCCGTTTGCGCCCGACAGCATCGCGGAGGTCGTGGCGCGAGGGACGGTCGGTAAGAAGCGCAAGACGGCGAAGTGCTGA
- a CDS encoding ribonuclease J has product MSEVQVIALGGVGEIGKNCSLVREGDDIVVIDCGLSFPTEEMLGIDIVVPDFTYLVQNKEKVRGVFLTHAHEDHVGGLPYLLREIDVPIYCTEFTQALIRQRLEEKLPHKQLDFRIFKPGDIIEAGKLSVEPVRVTHSIPENCSMAIRTTHGIVLFTGDFKFDFTPVDGKLANITRFGELGREGVLILLSDSTNVERPGWGPSERAVSEGLRKVFGEAEGRVLLTTFASNIHRMQQVYEIAAEMGRKVAVVGRRMEQNLDTCERLGYVRIPKGTRIRLDEARQYPDNKLAILTTGSQGEPMSALVQMSKGEYGRLQIKAGDTLIYSARPIPGNEAAIWRTINRLFDQGCRVVYESPTPIHVSGHAYQEELKMMINLTRPYYLAPVHGEPRHQHLYQEIARNMGYPDHRVFTMKDGIPLMMDDTSAHQGEAVPAGRVLVDSSGTPGVTDDVLRDRNNIAKDGIVVVTVPIDMTKGVLASDPAFQARGFHGPEGILDAAYDVVYDGLTSLSRDELRDTNRVKHDVSDTVRKLVQKRTNLRPLVLPIIVEV; this is encoded by the coding sequence ATGAGTGAAGTACAAGTCATTGCCCTCGGCGGCGTGGGAGAAATTGGAAAGAACTGTAGTCTGGTGCGCGAAGGGGACGACATCGTCGTCATCGATTGCGGGCTCAGCTTTCCCACCGAGGAGATGCTTGGAATCGATATCGTCGTTCCCGACTTCACCTACCTAGTCCAAAATAAAGAAAAGGTCCGCGGGGTTTTCCTTACCCACGCCCACGAGGACCACGTCGGCGGCCTTCCGTACCTGCTCCGCGAGATCGACGTTCCGATCTACTGCACCGAATTCACCCAGGCTCTCATCCGCCAACGACTCGAGGAAAAGCTTCCGCATAAGCAGCTCGATTTCCGCATTTTCAAGCCCGGCGACATTATCGAGGCCGGCAAGCTTTCGGTTGAGCCGGTCCGGGTCACCCACTCGATCCCCGAGAACTGCTCGATGGCGATCCGCACGACCCATGGCATCGTGCTCTTCACCGGCGACTTCAAGTTCGACTTCACGCCGGTCGATGGAAAGTTGGCCAACATCACCCGCTTTGGCGAGCTCGGCCGGGAAGGGGTTCTGATCCTGCTGAGCGACTCAACGAACGTGGAGCGGCCAGGATGGGGACCCAGCGAGCGTGCCGTTTCCGAGGGGCTTCGCAAAGTCTTCGGCGAGGCCGAAGGACGAGTTTTACTTACGACCTTCGCCAGCAACATCCACCGCATGCAACAGGTGTACGAGATCGCGGCGGAGATGGGCCGCAAGGTTGCCGTTGTGGGCCGCCGAATGGAGCAGAACCTCGATACCTGCGAGCGGCTCGGCTACGTTCGGATTCCGAAGGGAACTCGTATTCGCTTGGACGAGGCGCGGCAGTATCCCGATAACAAGCTCGCGATCCTCACGACCGGCAGCCAAGGCGAGCCGATGAGCGCACTGGTGCAAATGTCGAAGGGTGAGTACGGTCGGTTACAGATCAAGGCCGGGGACACGCTGATCTATTCGGCCCGCCCGATTCCCGGCAACGAAGCGGCGATTTGGCGAACGATCAACCGCCTATTCGACCAGGGATGCCGCGTCGTTTACGAAAGCCCGACCCCGATCCACGTCTCCGGCCACGCCTATCAGGAAGAGCTGAAGATGATGATCAACCTGACCCGACCGTACTACCTGGCTCCCGTCCACGGCGAGCCGCGCCATCAGCACCTCTACCAAGAAATCGCCCGGAACATGGGTTACCCCGACCACCGGGTGTTCACGATGAAGGACGGCATCCCGCTCATGATGGACGACACGAGCGCCCACCAGGGGGAGGCGGTCCCCGCCGGCCGGGTACTGGTCGACAGCAGCGGCACCCCCGGGGTGACCGACGACGTCTTGCGCGACCGAAACAACATCGCCAAGGACGGGATCGTCGTGGTGACGGTGCCGATCGATATGACGAAGGGGGTTCTCGCTTCCGATCCGGCCTTCCAAGCGCGCGGATTTCACGGACCCGAGGGGATTTTAGACGCCGCTTACGACGTGGTCTACGATGGACTGACCTCGCTCAGTCGGGACGAGCTCCGGGATACGAACCGCGTAAAGCATGATGTCTCGGACACCGTTCGTAAACTCGTCCAAAAGCGCACGAACCTTCGCCCGTTGGTCCTGCCGATCATCGTCGAGGTTTAG
- a CDS encoding glycoside hydrolase family 18 protein has protein sequence MLSHLILRSLLSVIIVVGPTPSFRPYRRPVTLWVPPYAIDKSKAQLPAVQDAITHLDLQFWVPTKTGGVAKVGFDEVTDKVIAELRDWGHAHGIRVMLCVFNAEKDWDWPLAKAAFADHRSDLVKNLVAEMERRKLDGIDIDLEGPGSFDADKDAFISFMSDLSKALRQRKKHLTVDSFCYKWNAPNQTWWPDIFPLVDSIVTMGYEETGLGAEEWRSYAAQKTAAGTNAAKLQIGIPSDKETWKGNTALEQLQWIGNDATMGIGIWDAQLPAKVWRLPEVWQAVKAIALPKK, from the coding sequence ATGCTCTCCCACCTAATTCTCCGATCGCTCCTATCCGTAATTATCGTGGTCGGGCCGACTCCGTCGTTCCGCCCCTATCGACGGCCGGTCACCCTGTGGGTTCCTCCCTATGCCATCGACAAGTCGAAGGCGCAGCTTCCGGCGGTTCAAGACGCGATCACCCACCTTGATCTCCAGTTTTGGGTCCCGACGAAGACCGGCGGAGTGGCCAAAGTTGGATTCGACGAAGTGACCGACAAGGTGATTGCCGAGCTTCGGGACTGGGGGCACGCGCATGGAATAAGGGTGATGCTCTGCGTCTTCAACGCCGAAAAGGACTGGGACTGGCCGCTCGCCAAAGCCGCCTTCGCCGACCACCGGTCCGACCTCGTGAAGAACCTCGTCGCGGAGATGGAGCGGCGGAAACTCGATGGGATCGACATCGACCTGGAAGGTCCGGGCTCTTTCGACGCGGATAAAGACGCGTTCATCTCCTTCATGTCGGATCTGTCGAAGGCGTTGCGGCAGCGTAAGAAGCACCTCACCGTGGACTCGTTCTGCTACAAGTGGAACGCTCCCAACCAAACCTGGTGGCCGGATATCTTCCCGCTCGTCGACTCGATCGTCACGATGGGATACGAGGAGACCGGGCTAGGCGCTGAGGAGTGGCGATCGTACGCTGCCCAAAAGACCGCCGCCGGTACAAACGCGGCGAAGCTTCAGATCGGGATCCCCTCAGACAAAGAGACGTGGAAGGGGAACACCGCTCTCGAGCAACTCCAATGGATCGGGAATGACGCCACGATGGGCATCGGCATCTGGGACGCTCAACTCCCGGCCAAGGTTTGGCGTTTGCCCGAGGTTTGGCAGGCGGTCAAGGCAATTGCCCTTCCCAAGAAGTAA
- a CDS encoding glycoside hydrolase family 32 protein, which yields MGLTLGCLLAVSCFTTPTMQNQGEREELLTRAMAATQAAIPAAEADPSRPSFHFRSPALWMNDPNGPIYYRGWHHLFYQFNPYGDQWGNMHWGHARSRDLVNWEHLPVAIWPSKSKGEDHVFSGSTFLDDTGKPVIVYTSIGDKRPPEQWAATPLDRDLLTWGKPATDPILTLQTSAPTSVDEWRDPFLFKESGHTYLVTGGAIKGHGVVALYRATSGDLMKWEYVGVLFQHPTAGNLECPNFAKIGDRWVLLVSVGGKVESFVGKLDTHSMRFESERTGVLAEGSYASQLVTDKRGRCVHLAWIPTSNHKGWNGYLALPSVLTVSPDGVLLRKPIDALAKQRVRRLISLNHKLEGNLELPMKIEGTQLEVLLDIEPGTAETISIHLGGADIVYRCQQQELLTPGRTPVRLEKLKLHLFLDHGALDLYSADGAVTQCAIIPSAQGLAISATGGVAKLRSLMVYTMKPATFDLSKFR from the coding sequence ATGGGATTGACCCTCGGCTGCTTGCTCGCCGTCTCTTGCTTCACGACTCCGACAATGCAAAACCAAGGCGAACGCGAGGAGCTTCTTACCCGAGCGATGGCGGCGACCCAAGCGGCAATTCCTGCCGCCGAGGCCGATCCGTCCCGGCCGTCGTTTCACTTCCGCTCGCCGGCCCTCTGGATGAACGATCCAAATGGACCGATCTACTACCGGGGCTGGCATCACCTCTTCTACCAATTCAATCCGTACGGCGACCAGTGGGGGAACATGCACTGGGGTCACGCCCGCAGCCGGGATCTGGTGAACTGGGAGCATCTTCCGGTCGCCATTTGGCCTTCGAAGTCGAAAGGGGAAGATCACGTCTTTTCCGGATCTACGTTCCTCGACGATACCGGCAAGCCAGTGATCGTCTACACCAGCATCGGCGACAAGCGCCCGCCCGAACAGTGGGCGGCGACCCCGCTCGACCGAGATCTACTCACCTGGGGCAAGCCGGCCACCGACCCAATCCTAACTTTGCAGACGAGCGCTCCCACGTCGGTCGACGAGTGGCGAGACCCGTTCCTCTTCAAAGAATCGGGCCACACCTACCTTGTTACCGGCGGAGCGATCAAAGGGCATGGGGTGGTGGCGCTTTATCGGGCCACGAGCGGCGACCTGATGAAGTGGGAATATGTCGGGGTCCTCTTTCAACACCCGACGGCGGGCAACCTGGAGTGTCCGAACTTTGCCAAGATCGGTGATCGGTGGGTTCTACTCGTCTCCGTCGGCGGCAAGGTCGAGTCGTTCGTGGGCAAGCTCGATACCCATTCCATGCGGTTCGAATCCGAGCGCACCGGAGTGCTGGCGGAGGGCTCGTACGCCAGCCAGTTGGTCACCGATAAGCGCGGCCGGTGCGTCCACCTTGCGTGGATTCCAACCTCAAACCACAAAGGTTGGAACGGTTACCTGGCATTGCCAAGCGTCCTCACCGTTTCGCCCGACGGCGTGTTACTCCGCAAGCCGATTGACGCCCTCGCCAAGCAGAGGGTCCGCAGGCTGATCTCGTTGAACCACAAGCTGGAAGGGAACCTTGAGCTTCCGATGAAGATCGAGGGGACCCAGCTAGAAGTTTTGCTTGACATCGAACCCGGTACCGCAGAAACGATCTCCATTCACCTCGGCGGCGCGGACATCGTTTACCGATGCCAGCAGCAAGAGCTGCTAACCCCGGGTCGAACTCCTGTCCGGTTGGAAAAGCTCAAGCTGCACCTCTTTCTCGACCACGGCGCTCTCGACCTCTACTCCGCCGATGGCGCCGTCACTCAATGCGCGATCATCCCTTCTGCACAAGGACTTGCCATCTCTGCCACGGGCGGTGTAGCAAAACTCCGATCCCTGATGGTCTACACCATGAAGCCGGCAACGTTCGACCTGAGCAAATTCCGATAA
- a CDS encoding alpha/beta hydrolase family protein, translated as MSPLIPLPTVLRQQPPPPFESFKSSFTRHTCRDRYGRRITYYVTSEKERLPLALLIGGSGGQSMWIVRDGKLYGGLQNLLKNTAGGQVRVMAVEKPGVPFAFQPPRPGSAEGCPEEFLREHTLDRWAEANGAALRDAWKRKDVDRGRTLVMGHSEGGIVAARVAAENPRVTHLGLLASGGPNQLYDLSQLLGGGTAAVYAQWKQILGDPVSTTKFAWGHPFRRWSTFLASSTLAETLRSRTSVYLAQGLADRNVVPSGADVLYAELSARNRQVVYERIEGADHSFGQPNDGGKADGFRSVFQKLIGWFRS; from the coding sequence ATGTCGCCGTTGATTCCGCTGCCGACGGTGCTCCGTCAGCAGCCGCCGCCTCCGTTTGAGAGCTTCAAGTCCTCGTTCACACGCCACACGTGCCGTGACCGTTACGGACGAAGAATCACCTATTACGTCACGAGCGAAAAGGAGCGGCTACCGCTCGCGCTTTTGATAGGCGGATCGGGCGGCCAATCGATGTGGATCGTGCGCGACGGTAAGCTCTATGGCGGCTTGCAAAACCTGCTGAAGAACACGGCCGGCGGCCAGGTTCGAGTAATGGCGGTCGAGAAGCCTGGGGTGCCGTTCGCATTTCAACCGCCTCGTCCCGGTTCGGCCGAGGGGTGCCCCGAAGAATTCCTACGAGAGCACACCCTGGATCGGTGGGCGGAGGCGAACGGCGCGGCCCTGCGCGACGCATGGAAGCGGAAAGATGTCGATCGGGGCAGGACGCTGGTGATGGGCCACTCCGAGGGTGGAATCGTGGCGGCGCGAGTCGCCGCCGAAAACCCTCGCGTTACCCACCTTGGCTTACTGGCGAGCGGCGGTCCGAACCAACTGTACGACCTCTCCCAGCTCCTTGGGGGAGGCACCGCGGCGGTTTACGCCCAATGGAAGCAGATCTTGGGCGATCCGGTGAGCACCACGAAGTTTGCATGGGGACATCCGTTTCGACGCTGGTCGACCTTTCTCGCGAGCTCCACACTGGCCGAAACTCTTCGCAGCCGAACTTCCGTCTACCTCGCTCAGGGATTGGCCGACCGGAACGTCGTGCCATCCGGAGCGGACGTTCTGTACGCCGAACTAAGCGCCCGAAACCGGCAAGTCGTGTACGAGAGGATCGAAGGAGCCGACCACAGCTTTGGCCAGCCGAACGATGGCGGAAAAGCCGACGGATTCCGCTCGGTCTTTCAAAAACTGATCGGCTGGTTCCGGAGCTAG